The following coding sequences lie in one Methylotuvimicrobium alcaliphilum 20Z genomic window:
- a CDS encoding MMPL family transporter translates to MAKHTATIQTRLLESIAKLPLRFPWTLLSLFVLLCALSLNYTIKNLGINNNTAELLSQELPFQKVRLKLEQAFPLDAAAIIAIVESDTPEETSLAATYLEQDLQTRQNLFESVYIPDDNPFFRQQGFLFLELDELEALSEKLVDAQPFIGHLSKNYHFAGFLDILSLALTESDRDLTMPIDPLLSAFNETVSATQENRHHYLSWQKMLAEDSFGKDQTRRLVIAKPHLDFSDLMPAEKPMDYLRALSEQMQSRFPGVRLSFTGEVALEHEEMESVNESMVISGIVSLILVCSALWLGLRSVRLVFSTFIALIAGLVLTAGFAAVAIGHLNLISVAFAVLYIGLGVDFATHLCLRYQECRLHAMPTDAAISDSIHTVGPSLFLCALTTAIGFFAFVPTDFKGVSELGIISGAGMFIGLAISLLLLPALLKLMRFKPISAKPTATLPDWLYRFPFRHSRSIRKIALLLAVASGFILTQLTFDSNPIHLRDPKTPSVVAFKKLLQSKTDSPFIISALTDSLEDADNLAAKFSTLSSVHQAITLSNLVPEQQDEKLDILDTLNLIMPAQLDRFDRAYEKSDIRSALIHFDQSLQQALSQKATPVSAELLERLRRNIQAFIDHADKAERPDSVYSQLETNVMILLPETMRMLRDGLTATEFAIDDIPETVKSHWISPDGIVRLLVLPEQDLNDPNHLKVFVNQVLDTYPQVFGLPIGDVTSGQAVVDAFIQAFSSALIFIVALLLIITRSIKSTLLVIVPLLLAALLTGAFNVLLNNPFNFANIIVLPLLLGMGVDSAIHIVHRLQHKHSNQTDLLQSSSARGVFFSALTTLCSFTSLAFTSHLGIASMGLLLSVGITMTLACSLIVLPALINPSK, encoded by the coding sequence ATGGCAAAACATACCGCAACGATACAAACCCGCTTGCTCGAATCCATAGCAAAACTTCCTTTGCGTTTTCCTTGGACTCTGTTGTCGTTGTTTGTTTTGTTATGCGCTCTGAGCCTGAATTACACGATCAAAAATCTCGGCATCAACAACAACACCGCCGAGTTATTGTCACAAGAACTGCCATTTCAAAAAGTCAGACTCAAACTAGAGCAAGCATTTCCGCTCGATGCCGCCGCGATTATTGCCATTGTCGAATCGGACACGCCCGAAGAAACTTCTCTCGCCGCCACATACCTAGAACAGGATTTGCAAACGAGGCAAAACCTATTCGAATCGGTTTATATTCCTGACGACAATCCGTTTTTCCGGCAACAAGGTTTTTTATTTTTGGAATTGGACGAACTCGAAGCCTTATCGGAAAAACTGGTCGATGCACAGCCGTTTATCGGCCATCTATCCAAGAATTATCACTTCGCTGGTTTTTTAGACATCCTCTCCCTGGCGCTAACAGAAAGCGATCGCGACTTAACGATGCCGATCGACCCGTTATTAAGCGCTTTCAATGAAACGGTGTCCGCAACCCAAGAAAACCGCCACCATTATTTGTCTTGGCAAAAAATGCTGGCCGAAGACAGCTTCGGAAAAGACCAAACCCGCCGTCTCGTCATTGCTAAACCGCATCTCGATTTCAGCGATTTGATGCCTGCAGAAAAACCGATGGACTACCTCAGAGCGCTTTCCGAACAAATGCAATCGCGATTTCCTGGGGTACGCCTGAGCTTCACCGGTGAAGTCGCGTTGGAACATGAAGAAATGGAGAGCGTTAACGAAAGCATGGTCATTTCCGGGATCGTTTCGCTGATCTTGGTTTGTTCCGCGCTTTGGCTAGGGCTTCGCTCGGTAAGATTGGTTTTCTCGACCTTCATCGCATTGATCGCCGGACTCGTCCTAACCGCAGGTTTTGCTGCTGTCGCCATTGGCCACTTGAATCTGATTTCGGTCGCATTCGCGGTTTTGTATATTGGATTGGGCGTCGATTTCGCGACCCACCTATGCTTGCGTTATCAAGAGTGCCGTCTGCATGCCATGCCCACCGATGCAGCCATTTCGGATAGCATTCATACAGTAGGCCCGTCATTGTTTTTATGCGCCTTGACGACCGCGATCGGCTTTTTCGCATTCGTACCCACCGACTTCAAGGGCGTTTCGGAACTCGGTATCATTTCCGGCGCCGGCATGTTTATCGGCTTGGCGATTTCACTGCTTCTGCTGCCCGCCTTGTTGAAATTAATGCGTTTCAAACCGATAAGCGCGAAGCCGACCGCAACACTGCCCGATTGGCTCTATCGGTTTCCGTTCCGCCATTCCAGGTCTATCCGCAAGATCGCATTGTTATTGGCGGTCGCTAGCGGCTTTATTTTGACGCAATTGACTTTCGATTCGAACCCGATTCATTTACGCGATCCGAAAACGCCGTCGGTTGTGGCTTTTAAGAAACTGCTGCAAAGCAAAACCGACTCGCCATTCATCATTTCCGCACTCACCGACAGCCTAGAAGACGCCGACAACCTAGCCGCAAAATTCAGCACCTTATCGAGCGTTCATCAAGCAATCACACTGAGCAACCTAGTCCCCGAACAGCAAGACGAAAAACTCGACATCCTCGATACGCTCAATTTGATCATGCCCGCGCAACTCGATCGATTCGACCGCGCTTACGAAAAATCGGATATCAGAAGCGCCTTGATCCATTTCGACCAATCGCTGCAACAAGCCTTGTCGCAAAAAGCCACTCCGGTTTCGGCCGAATTGCTTGAACGACTTCGCCGCAACATTCAAGCTTTCATCGACCATGCCGACAAGGCCGAACGCCCCGATTCGGTCTATTCGCAACTGGAAACCAATGTGATGATTTTATTGCCGGAAACGATGCGTATGTTGCGGGATGGCCTGACCGCTACCGAATTCGCAATCGACGACATTCCCGAAACTGTCAAAAGCCATTGGATCAGCCCCGACGGCATCGTCCGACTACTGGTTTTACCCGAACAAGACCTTAACGACCCGAATCATCTAAAAGTATTCGTCAATCAAGTACTCGATACCTATCCGCAAGTATTCGGCTTGCCGATTGGCGACGTCACTTCCGGACAAGCCGTCGTCGACGCGTTCATCCAAGCCTTTTCGAGCGCACTGATATTCATTGTAGCGCTGCTACTGATTATCACGCGCAGCATAAAATCGACGTTATTGGTAATCGTGCCGCTACTGCTTGCCGCGCTACTCACCGGCGCATTCAACGTCCTACTGAACAATCCCTTTAATTTCGCAAACATCATCGTCTTGCCTTTGCTGTTGGGGATGGGCGTCGACAGCGCGATTCATATCGTGCATCGACTACAACACAAACACAGCAATCAAACCGACTTGCTGCAATCGAGCTCGGCGCGCGGCGTGTTTTTCAGCGCATTGACCACGCTGTGCAGCTTTACAAGCCTGGCGTTTACGTCGCACTTGGGAATCGCCAGCATGGGTTTATTGCTATCAGTCGGCATTACGATGACTTTGGCCTGCAGCTTGATCGTCTTGCCGGCACTGATTAACCCAAGCAAGTAG
- a CDS encoding MarR family winged helix-turn-helix transcriptional regulator, with product MHFRFGFLSYEISHVIRQRFNKNAEIIGITHSQWRVLVHLSENPNCRQVDLADILDIKPITLVKQLDQLEARNLVRRIKDSDDRRVYRLELTANALPVMQKLWDIADRVEAEVLGALTPDEQALVIRLLCRVKGAICGKEPDMS from the coding sequence ATGCATTTTCGTTTCGGCTTTCTCAGCTACGAAATCAGTCACGTCATTCGTCAGCGGTTTAATAAAAATGCCGAAATTATCGGTATTACTCATTCGCAATGGCGGGTCTTGGTGCATTTGTCCGAAAACCCTAACTGCCGACAAGTCGATTTGGCCGATATTCTCGATATCAAACCGATCACACTGGTCAAGCAGCTCGATCAACTCGAAGCGCGGAATTTGGTGCGTCGCATCAAAGACAGCGATGATCGGCGCGTCTATCGGCTCGAGTTGACCGCAAATGCATTGCCGGTCATGCAAAAATTGTGGGACATTGCCGACCGGGTTGAAGCCGAGGTATTAGGCGCATTGACTCCGGATGAGCAAGCATTGGTCATTCGGCTATTGTGCCGGGTTAAAGGGGCTATTTGCGGCAAAGAACCCGATATGTCCTAA